From the genome of Malus domestica chromosome 04, GDT2T_hap1, one region includes:
- the LOC103435428 gene encoding disease resistance protein RPV1-like: protein MDIASSSSSAAAPADADDAKKYDVFISFRGEDTRRTFTSHLHAALLEKKITTYIDDKLKRGDEIAPALLEAIEESELSVIIFSKGYASSKWCLDELVHILECKEKHGQLVIPIFYDTLPSDVRKQRGSYEVAFAQLEQRFQNSIDKVHKWRDALTNAANISGFDSKNYGTDADLVKKVVEDIWTKLCRASSCDLKGFVGLESRIEQVESLLGFHSSDACITVGIWGMGGIGKTTLAETLFHRLSSKFEASCFLRNVREREQKDGLEKLQNTLLSELLKEESLSIGTTYVRERLSRTKVLIVLDDVSDSMQLERLAGDRLQYGTGSRIIITTRDRGTLGKTVEEDNIYEVEVLKSDDALRLFYSRAFKDNSTRRTDYKELAKKAVAYAKGVPLALTVLGSLFFNCKSKEEWEDEFNKLKRFPSEDIQKVLRISYDRLRENEREIFLDIACFHKGSSVVEVKRMLDVRGFFATSGIRILIGMSLISIDSEGGMETIEMHDLLQEMGRKFVQEQGIKDPGKRSRLFNDEDVFRVLRSNTETPNVEAMQVYWYDLQERPLKRADFKKMSNLIMLIVDGGYTFTNSLDLPDSLRYLKWWGYPLESLPSNFCPENLVELHISNSKVKKLWKEEQILVNLQVIDLSGSKYLTEVPNLSGSLKIVEINLWGCISLVEIPLYFQHLDKLTHLNLRGCSSLKYLPEMPGNIQYLDLQHTGIKELPESVWSNENIFHLSLRKCKDLKKLPSIRCKLKNLDLDGCYKFENFPEILEPMEHLKSVSLIETAVTELPSSICNLKYLESLVLTRCFRFSKFPEILEPMEHLKSLSLRQTAVTELPSSICKLKYLERLDLSNCSRFSKFPEILKPMEHLKSLSLIETAVTELPSSICNLKYLESLDLTNCSSFSKFPEILKPMEHLKSLSLIETAVTELPSSICNLKCLGSLVLTRCFRFSKFPEILKPMEHLKSLSLIQTAVTELPSSICNLKYLESLDLTKCSRFSKFPEILKPMEHLEYLSLQETAVEMLPSSIGNLNRLQDLNLSRCHQLKDVPTSIYSLTNLKRLNFNGCCRLEKLPSSSVGFLSLEELNLSYSGILEIPASIKQASRLSILNLNYCKRLQSIPGLPVLCIVIAKGCTSLKLVSSSRTTLTQGDYEKLFKANLYFDSSLV from the exons AGCTTGTGCATATCCTAGAATGCAAGGAAAAACATGGCCAGTTGGTTATACCTATTTTTTACGACACCCTTCCATCGGATGTACGAAAACAACGGGGGAGTTATGAGGTTGCATTTGCTCAACTTGAACAACGTTTCCAGAACAGTATCGACAAGGTGCACAAGTGGAGGGATGCTTTGACGAATGCAGCAAATATATCTGGCTTTGATTCAAAAAATTATGG GACGGATGCTGATTTAGTTAAGAAAGTTGTTGAAGATATTTGGACCAAATTGTGTCGCGCATCATCCTGCGATTTAAAGGGCTTTGTTGGACTTGAAAGCCGCATCGAGCAGGTCGAATCGCTGTTAGGCTTTCATTCATCGGACGCTTGCATCACAGTAGGTATTTGGGGAATGGGTGGTATTGGCAAGACCACCCTTGCCGAAACTTTATTTCACAGACTCTCTTCTAAATTCGAAGCCTCCTGTTTTCTTAGAAATGTTAGGGAGAGAGAACAAAAGGATGGGCTAGAAAAGTTGCAAAATACACTTCTCAGTGAATTATTAAAGGAAGAAAGTTTATCCATAGGAACAACTTATGTTCGAGAAAGGCTTAGCCGTACAAAGGtcctcattgttcttgatgatgtGAGTGATTCAATGCAATTGGAACGTTTAGCTGGCGATCGTCTTCAGTATGGCACTGGAAGTAGAATCATTATCACAACTAGAGATAGGGGCACACTTGGGAAAACTGTTGAAGAGGATAATATCTACGAGGTTGAGGTATTAAAATCGGATGACGCTCTTCGGCTATTCTATTCGCGTGCTTTCAAGGATAACAGTACTCGTAGAACAGATTATAAGGAGTTGGCAAAAAAGGCGGTGGCTTATGCCAAAGGCGTTCCCTTAGCTCTTACAGTTCTGGGGTCCTTGTTCTTCAATTGCAAGAGCAAAGAAGAATGGGAAGATGAATTCAACAAATTGAAACGATTTCCCAGTGAAGATATTCAGAAAGTGTTGAGAATAAGTTATGATAGattgagagaaaatgagagggaGATATTTCTGGATATAGCATGTTTTCATAAAGGGAGCTCTGTGGTTGAGGTAAAACGAATGTTAGATGTTCGTGGATTCTTTGCGACATCGGGAATTAGAATTCTCATTGGGATGTCTCTCATATCAATTGATTCAGAAGGGGGAATGGAAACCATAGAGATGCACGATTTGCTACAAGAAATGGGAAGGAAATTTGTTCAAGAACAAGGTATTAAAGATCCTGGTAAACGGAGTAGGTTGTTCAATGATGAAGATGTCTTTCGTGTATTGAGGAGTAACACG GAAACTCCAAATGTTGAAGCCATGCAGGTTTAttggtatgatcttcaagagcGACCATTGAAACGTGCAGACTTCAAAAAGATGTCTAACCTAATAATGCTAATTGTGGATGGTGGCTACACATTCACCAATTCTCTAGACCTTCCCGATTCTCTTCGTTATCTTAAATGGTGGGGATATCCACTGGAATCTTTGCCGTCAAATTTTTGTCCGGAAAATCTAGTTGAGCTTCATATATCCAATAGCAAAGTTAAGAAGCTTTGGAAAGAAGAGCag ATACTTGTCAACTTGCAAGTTATCGATCTGTCGGGCTCTAAGTATCTAACTGAAGTTCCAAATCTCTCTGGGAGTCTAAAAATTGTGGAGATAAATCTCTGGGGCTGTATAAGTTTGGTTGAAATTCCTTTGTATTTTCAACATCTTGACAAGCTTACTCATCTTAATCTTAGAGGCTGCAGCAGTCTCAAGTATCTTCCAGAGATGCCAGGAAATATTCAATACTTGGATTTACAACACACAGGTATAAAGGAGTTGCCTGAATCAGTTTGGTCTAACGAAAATATTTTTCACTTGAGTTTAAGGAAATGCAAAGACCTTAAGAAACTTCCAAGCATCAGGTGTAAGTTGAAAAATCTCGATCTCGATGGGTGctataaatttgaaaactttccAGAGATTTTGGAGCCAATGGAACATTTGAAGTCCGTAAGTTTAATTGAAACAGCAGTTACAGAGCTACCCTCATCAATCTGTAACTTGAAATATCTTGAGAGTCTTGTTCTCACCAGGTGCTTTAGATTTTCCAAGTTCCCTGAAATCTTGGAGCCAATGGAACATTTGAAGTCCTTAAGTTTAAGACAAACAGCAGTTACAGAGCTACCTTCATCAATCTGTAAGTTGAAATATCTTGAGAGGCTTGATCTCAGCAATTGCTCTAGATTTTCCAAATTCCCTGAAATCTTGAAGCCAATGGAACATTTGAAGTCCTTAAGTTTAATTGAAACAGCAGTTACAGAGCTACCCTCATCAATCTGTAACTTGAAATATCTTGAGAGTCTTGATCTCACCAATTGCTCTAGCTTTTCCAAATTCCCTGAAATCTTGAAGCCAATGGAACATTTGAAGTCCTTAAGTTTAATTGAAACAGCAGTTACAGAGCTACCCTCATCCATCTGTAACTTGAAATGTCTTGGGAGTCTTGTTCTCACCAGGTGCTTTAGATTTTCCAAATTCCCTGAAATCTTGAAGCCAATGGAACATTTGAAGTCCTTAAGTTTAATTCAAACAGCAGTTACAGAGCTACCCTCATCAATCTGTAACTTGAAATATCTTGAGAGTCTTGATCTCACCAAGTGCTCTAGATTTTCCAAATTCCCTGAAATCTTGAAACCAATGGAACATTTGGAGTATCTTAGTTTGCAAGAGACAGCTGTCGAAATGCTTCCTTCGTCTATTGGAAATCTAAATAGGCTTCAAGATTTAAACCTTAGTCGCTGCCATCAACTTAAGGATGTCCCAACAAGTATCTACAGTTTAACCAATCTTAAACGTCTCAACTTTAATGGCTGTTGCAGACTTGAAAAATTGCCTTCCAGCTCTGTTGGTTTTCTCTCTTTAGAAGAACTAAACCTCAGCTACAGCGGTATATTGGAAATACCAGCAAGCATCAAACAAGCTTCTCGGTTGTCTATACTCAACTTAAACTACTGCAAGCGGCTTCAATCTATACCAGGGCTCCCAGTGCTATGTATTGTTATAGCTAAAGGCTGCACATCGTTGAAGTTAGTGTCAAGTTCAAGGACAACACTCACACAAGGTGATTACGAAAAACTTTTTAAGGCAAATTTGTACTTTGATAGCTCACTTGTCTGA